From one Catenuloplanes nepalensis genomic stretch:
- a CDS encoding EAL domain-containing protein: MAQIAWIVQYLTRLPVDVLEIDRSFVSQLDSTPSGAAVAEAVIRLSQVLGLRTVAEGIETPAQATELQLLGCTHGQGYLFARPLPATDLNEMMGTTTIKG, translated from the coding sequence GTGGCGCAGATCGCCTGGATCGTGCAGTACCTGACCCGCCTACCGGTCGACGTCCTCGAGATCGACCGCAGCTTCGTCTCGCAGCTCGACAGCACGCCCTCCGGCGCCGCCGTCGCCGAGGCCGTGATCCGCCTCAGTCAGGTCCTCGGTCTCCGCACCGTCGCCGAGGGCATCGAGACCCCGGCCCAGGCCACCGAGCTCCAGCTGCTCGGCTGCACGCACGGCCAGGGCTACCTATTCGCCCGCCCGCTCCCGGCCACCGACCTCAACGAGATGATGGGCACCACGACCATCAAAGGCTGA
- a CDS encoding M15 family metallopeptidase: MLHLKALLAALPLVVAPAPARFVDLAAVDPTILHDIRYHSSHNFVGRPVRGYREPLCIVTKAAARALKAAQASLRPRGLSLKVYDCYRPRRAVADFAAWAADPADQRMKAEFYPRTAKETLFDAGYLARRSGHSRGSTVDVTIVRLPAAVQPVHRPGRPLGACTGVHRFKDNSVDMGTGYDCFDTLAHTLDPRIMGAPLANRLLLRDTMAAAGFSGYSKEWWHFTLTGEPYPDTFFDFPVAASSLRRS; this comes from the coding sequence ATGTTGCACCTGAAAGCCCTGCTCGCGGCGCTTCCGCTAGTCGTGGCGCCGGCGCCGGCGCGGTTCGTCGACCTCGCGGCCGTGGATCCGACGATCCTGCACGACATCCGATATCACTCGTCGCACAACTTCGTCGGGCGGCCGGTCAGGGGATATCGGGAACCGCTGTGCATCGTGACCAAGGCGGCGGCGCGGGCGTTGAAGGCGGCGCAGGCGAGCCTGCGGCCGCGCGGGCTGTCGCTCAAGGTCTACGACTGTTACCGGCCGCGTCGGGCGGTGGCGGACTTCGCGGCGTGGGCGGCGGATCCGGCGGACCAGCGAATGAAGGCGGAGTTCTACCCGCGGACCGCCAAGGAGACCCTGTTCGACGCGGGCTATCTGGCGCGCCGGTCCGGGCACAGCCGCGGCAGCACCGTCGACGTGACGATCGTGCGGCTTCCGGCGGCGGTGCAGCCCGTCCATCGGCCGGGGCGGCCGCTCGGCGCATGCACTGGGGTGCATCGTTTCAAGGACAACAGCGTCGACATGGGTACGGGGTACGACTGCTTCGACACGCTCGCGCACACGCTCGACCCGCGGATCATGGGCGCGCCGCTGGCGAACCGGCTCCTGCTGCGGGACACCATGGCCGCGGCCGGGTTCAGCGGGTACTCGAAGGAGTGGTGGCACTTCACGCTGACGGGGGAGCCGTACCCGGACACGTTCTTCGATTTTCCGGTGGCGGCTTCTTCGCTTCGACGTAGCTGA
- a CDS encoding M15 family metallopeptidase has translation MKHRVLVLAAVVAALLAGPPGVAHARPQAPAGFVNLADVDPTILHDIRYKGFHNFVGRPINGYVEPLCLLTQPAAAALKRVQAQFIRRGYTLKVYDCYRPQRAVDHFAAWAEDLDDELTKREFYPEVEKATLFDDGYIAHRSGHSRGSTVDLTVVRLPARPQPPYVLGQPLARCFAPVWQRFPDNTVDMGTGYDCFDPRANTLDPRITGRALANRLMLRDAMAAAGFNDYDLEWWHFTLAGEPYPDTFFDFPVARRSLL, from the coding sequence GTGAAGCATCGAGTCCTCGTCCTCGCCGCCGTCGTGGCCGCGCTGCTGGCCGGGCCGCCCGGCGTCGCGCACGCCCGGCCGCAGGCCCCGGCCGGCTTCGTCAATCTCGCCGATGTGGACCCGACGATCCTGCATGACATCCGCTACAAGGGCTTCCACAACTTCGTGGGACGGCCGATCAACGGGTACGTGGAGCCGCTGTGCCTGCTCACCCAGCCGGCCGCGGCGGCGCTCAAGCGGGTGCAGGCGCAGTTCATCCGGCGCGGGTACACCCTCAAGGTGTACGACTGCTACCGACCGCAGCGCGCGGTCGACCACTTCGCGGCGTGGGCCGAGGACCTGGACGACGAGCTGACGAAGCGCGAGTTCTACCCGGAGGTCGAGAAGGCCACGCTCTTCGACGACGGCTACATCGCGCACCGGTCCGGGCACAGCCGGGGCAGCACCGTGGACCTGACCGTCGTGCGGCTCCCGGCCCGGCCGCAGCCGCCGTACGTCCTGGGGCAGCCGCTGGCCCGGTGTTTCGCGCCGGTGTGGCAGCGCTTCCCGGACAACACCGTCGACATGGGCACCGGCTACGACTGCTTCGACCCGCGCGCGAACACGCTCGACCCGCGGATCACCGGCCGGGCGCTGGCGAACCGGTTGATGCTGCGCGACGCGATGGCCGCGGCCGGCTTCAACGACTACGACCTGGAGTGGTGGCACTTCACGCTGGCCGGTGAGCCGTACCCGGACACGTTCTTCGACTTCCCGGTCGCGCGCCGCTCACTGCTCTGA
- a CDS encoding RNA polymerase sigma factor, with product MTELGEEALLRRVGRGDRAAFDEFYRRTAPWLAVRLRRRCRDDELVAEVMQDSYLAAWRAAASYVGDPMGGSAAGWLWTIAARRLVDAFRRAARHDEVPLTGEPPRATMPAAEDEVLDGMPDAALAAALGRLAPELRVVLRAMVLDGLTARETSALLGVPEGTVKTRVRRARIELRRALS from the coding sequence GTGACCGAACTCGGCGAGGAGGCGTTGCTGCGCCGCGTCGGGCGTGGTGATCGCGCCGCGTTCGACGAGTTCTATCGGCGGACCGCGCCGTGGCTCGCGGTGCGTCTGCGCCGGCGTTGCCGCGACGACGAGCTGGTGGCCGAGGTGATGCAGGACTCGTACCTCGCGGCCTGGCGGGCCGCGGCGAGCTATGTGGGTGATCCGATGGGTGGGAGTGCGGCCGGCTGGCTGTGGACGATCGCGGCCCGGCGGCTCGTGGACGCGTTCCGCCGGGCGGCGCGGCACGACGAGGTGCCGCTGACCGGCGAACCGCCGCGGGCGACGATGCCGGCGGCCGAGGACGAGGTGCTGGACGGCATGCCGGACGCCGCGCTCGCGGCCGCACTCGGGCGGCTGGCGCCGGAGCTGCGCGTGGTGCTGCGCGCGATGGTGCTGGACGGACTGACCGCGCGCGAGACGTCCGCGCTGCTGGGAGTGCCGGAGGGCACGGTGAAGACCCGGGTGCGCCGGGCCCGGATCGAGCTGCGGAGGGCGCTGTCATGA
- a CDS encoding zf-HC2 domain-containing protein produces MSGEIACVPDDLLGRYAAGADLPEETLWVLEAHLERCADCRARMAGAIEADPVLPALVESVRLAVEPRLGPGHGRFWGLRHRARRALARWAVPAVLPWLAMTVAVPLAATLLEAAGPGGMPPLLLLIAPLVPVLGVAVSWNRWTDPAHALVAVTPQAGLTLVLRRTLVALLVTLPPVALAGLAVGASPARWLLPGLAFTAVVLAAGALVGVARAAVGVTALWSLAVVVPTLADAWDPVVLDAAAAPGWLVVLLAATVLLNRFRDGYRLSR; encoded by the coding sequence ATGAGCGGGGAAATCGCGTGTGTCCCGGACGATCTGCTCGGCCGGTACGCCGCCGGGGCGGACCTGCCGGAGGAGACGCTCTGGGTGCTGGAGGCGCACCTTGAGCGCTGCGCGGACTGCCGGGCCCGGATGGCCGGCGCGATCGAGGCCGATCCGGTGCTGCCGGCGCTGGTCGAGTCCGTGCGCCTGGCGGTCGAGCCGCGGCTCGGGCCCGGCCACGGGCGGTTCTGGGGACTGCGGCACCGGGCCCGGCGAGCGCTGGCCCGGTGGGCGGTGCCGGCCGTGCTGCCGTGGCTGGCGATGACGGTCGCGGTGCCGCTGGCCGCGACGCTGCTGGAGGCGGCCGGTCCCGGTGGCATGCCGCCGCTGCTGTTGCTGATCGCGCCGCTGGTGCCGGTGCTCGGCGTCGCCGTCTCCTGGAACCGGTGGACCGATCCGGCGCACGCGCTGGTCGCGGTCACGCCGCAGGCCGGGCTGACGCTGGTGCTGCGCCGCACGCTGGTGGCGCTGCTGGTCACGCTGCCGCCGGTGGCGCTGGCCGGGCTGGCGGTCGGCGCGTCCCCGGCCCGGTGGTTGCTGCCCGGCCTCGCGTTCACGGCCGTGGTGCTGGCGGCGGGCGCGCTGGTCGGCGTGGCCCGCGCGGCGGTCGGCGTGACCGCGCTCTGGTCGCTGGCCGTGGTCGTCCCCACGCTGGCCGACGCGTGGGATCCGGTGGTCCTGGACGCGGCCGCCGCCCCGGGCTGGCTCGTCGTGCTGCTGGCCGCCACCGTCCTGCTGAACCGTTTCCGAGACGGCTACCGGCTCAGCCGATGA
- a CDS encoding ATP-binding cassette domain-containing protein: MRGIEDDRPVAWPIRAEGLSVRAGRRLAVDGVDLDLGPGVHGVLGPNGAGKTTLLRALATVTPPAAGTLELIGQPVHDGGDLREVRRHLGYLPQAFGYYKRFTVREFVEYLAWLKELPAHEIPAAAQRAIDQSGLTGRADEKLRTLSGGMIRRVGLAQALVGDPGLLILDEPTSGVDPGNRQEMRTLLRGLGRTACVVIATHVIEDVAVACTDLIVLREGRIAFRGTPAELAEHAQDGGDDVTSRYERGYAEVLR, translated from the coding sequence ATGCGTGGGATAGAGGACGATCGGCCGGTCGCCTGGCCGATCCGGGCGGAAGGGCTGTCGGTCCGCGCCGGGCGACGGCTCGCGGTCGACGGCGTCGACCTGGACCTGGGCCCGGGCGTGCACGGCGTGCTCGGCCCGAACGGTGCCGGCAAGACCACACTGCTGCGCGCGCTGGCCACCGTGACCCCGCCGGCCGCGGGCACGCTCGAACTGATCGGTCAGCCGGTCCACGACGGCGGCGACCTGCGCGAGGTCCGCCGGCACCTCGGGTACCTCCCGCAGGCCTTCGGCTACTACAAGCGTTTCACCGTACGGGAGTTCGTCGAGTACCTGGCCTGGCTCAAGGAGCTGCCCGCTCACGAGATCCCGGCCGCGGCCCAGCGCGCGATCGACCAGAGCGGCCTGACCGGCCGCGCGGACGAGAAGCTCCGCACGCTCTCCGGCGGCATGATCCGCCGGGTCGGGCTGGCGCAGGCGCTGGTCGGCGACCCCGGGCTGCTGATCCTGGACGAGCCCACCTCCGGAGTCGACCCGGGCAACCGGCAGGAGATGCGCACGCTGCTGCGCGGCCTCGGCCGTACCGCGTGCGTGGTCATCGCCACCCATGTGATCGAGGACGTGGCCGTGGCCTGCACCGACCTGATCGTGCTGCGCGAGGGCCGGATCGCGTTCCGCGGCACGCCCGCGGAGCTGGCCGAGCACGCCCAGGACGGTGGCGACGACGTGACGAGCAGATACGAGCGAGGGTACGCGGAGGTGCTCCGATGA
- a CDS encoding response regulator encodes MISVLVVDDQPMIRAGIRAILDAQPDLAVAGEAEDGRAGVRLGRSLRPDVVLMDVRMPELDGLAATRELLSGSPAPRVLMLTTFDVDDYVYEALRSGASGFLLKDSEPDELVRAVRVVANSEALLSPSVTRRLIENFVGAQPRKPSPALNALTDREREVLRHMATGMSNAEIAAALFIAEQTTKTHVSRILNKLGLRDRVHAVVFGYENGLVVPGRR; translated from the coding sequence ATGATCAGCGTCCTGGTCGTCGACGATCAGCCGATGATCCGAGCCGGCATCCGCGCGATCCTCGACGCCCAGCCGGATCTGGCCGTGGCCGGCGAGGCCGAGGACGGCCGGGCCGGCGTGCGGCTCGGCCGGTCGCTGCGCCCGGACGTGGTGCTGATGGACGTGCGCATGCCGGAGCTGGACGGGCTGGCCGCCACGCGCGAGCTGCTCTCCGGCTCGCCCGCGCCGCGGGTGCTGATGCTCACCACGTTCGACGTCGACGACTACGTGTACGAGGCGCTGCGTTCCGGCGCCAGCGGTTTCCTGCTCAAGGACAGCGAACCCGACGAGTTGGTACGGGCGGTGCGCGTGGTGGCGAACAGCGAGGCGCTCCTGTCGCCGAGCGTCACCCGGCGGCTGATCGAGAACTTCGTCGGCGCGCAGCCGCGCAAGCCGTCCCCGGCGCTGAACGCGCTCACCGACCGGGAGCGGGAGGTGCTGCGGCACATGGCGACCGGCATGTCGAACGCGGAGATCGCGGCCGCGCTGTTCATCGCGGAGCAGACCACGAAGACGCACGTCAGCCGGATCCTGAACAAGCTGGGCCTGCGGGACCGGGTGCACGCGGTGGTGTTCGGCTACGAGAACGGGCTGGTCGTCCCCGGGCGGCGGTGA
- a CDS encoding sensor histidine kinase, giving the protein MAGVCADEEQVNDVTDGRPVRTLWWVVLGSVTGLLLVVTATLVADVYELPVLVAFGAATAGCAALPLVPVRPRLAAALQLAAVVVFAWTQPVDEGAWPLAVPVMVVLILYVGLVGLCRPWGEAVATWWASSLILILLIMLDPRGRDFDAAAETLVVYATNSVLVLFGAILWRQRALIRRQLADARRDVALEQAQRAVVEERTRIARELHDVVAHSMSVIHMQATSAQYRLGDVDDESRAEFGRIAAGTRTALQEMRQLLSLLRDEEGERPLRPAPGLRDLDELALSARRGGIAVELSVPAEVRALDIPETIGVAAFRIVQESLSNVVRHAPGADTRVLVGATGRQLTVEVVNDRARRARQSIEDPGRAGHGLIGMRERARQTGGTIETGPRPGGGYRVAACLPLNIEENQS; this is encoded by the coding sequence GTGGCGGGCGTATGCGCGGACGAGGAGCAGGTGAACGACGTGACGGACGGGCGGCCGGTGCGCACGCTGTGGTGGGTCGTGCTGGGATCGGTGACCGGGCTGCTGCTGGTCGTCACGGCCACGCTGGTCGCGGACGTCTACGAACTGCCGGTGCTGGTCGCGTTCGGCGCCGCGACCGCGGGCTGCGCCGCGCTGCCGCTGGTGCCGGTGCGTCCCCGGCTGGCCGCGGCGCTGCAACTCGCCGCCGTGGTGGTGTTCGCCTGGACGCAGCCGGTCGACGAGGGCGCGTGGCCGCTCGCCGTGCCCGTGATGGTGGTGCTGATCCTCTACGTCGGCCTGGTGGGGCTGTGCCGGCCGTGGGGTGAGGCGGTCGCGACCTGGTGGGCCTCCAGCCTGATCCTGATCCTGCTGATCATGCTCGACCCGCGCGGGCGCGACTTCGACGCGGCCGCCGAGACGCTGGTCGTCTACGCGACGAACTCGGTGCTGGTGCTGTTCGGCGCGATCCTGTGGCGGCAGCGCGCGCTGATCCGTCGGCAGCTCGCCGACGCCCGCCGCGACGTGGCGCTGGAGCAGGCGCAGCGGGCCGTGGTCGAGGAGCGCACCCGGATCGCCCGGGAGCTGCACGACGTGGTCGCGCACAGCATGTCGGTGATCCACATGCAGGCCACTTCGGCGCAGTACCGGCTGGGCGACGTCGACGACGAGTCGCGCGCGGAGTTCGGCCGGATCGCGGCCGGCACCCGCACCGCGCTGCAGGAGATGCGCCAGCTGCTGTCGCTGCTGCGCGACGAGGAGGGCGAGCGGCCGCTGCGACCGGCGCCCGGCCTGCGCGACCTGGACGAGCTGGCACTCTCCGCGCGGCGCGGCGGGATCGCGGTGGAGCTGTCCGTGCCGGCCGAGGTGCGCGCGCTGGACATCCCGGAGACGATCGGCGTGGCCGCGTTCCGGATCGTGCAGGAGTCGCTGAGCAACGTGGTGCGGCACGCACCCGGCGCGGACACCCGGGTGCTGGTCGGCGCGACCGGGCGGCAACTCACGGTCGAGGTGGTCAACGACCGCGCGCGCCGGGCCCGGCAGTCGATCGAGGACCCGGGCCGGGCCGGGCACGGGCTGATCGGCATGCGGGAACGGGCCCGGCAGACCGGCGGCACGATCGAGACCGGCCCGCGTCCCGGCGGCGGCTACCGGGTGGCCGCGTGCCTGCCCCTGAACATCGAGGAGAACCAGTCATGA